The sequence tCTATAGAAAGTAATGTGTAGATTACTTTTTTTGGGGATAACGataagtttcaaaattgaaatgtgGGAATAAAACTaatgtactttaaaaaaaaaatttatatatgataaattcaaatttgtgaTAAAGGTAAGTTTCTTAGTTTAAGAGATGAAAGAGTTTGGACAAATCTATAAGGtccattattttcaatttattaccAGCTATgccattaaaaacattttatgtatcTTGAAAATATCCTCTTGGCCGTTTCCAatattcaattttcaacaaggaaaataggaaataattttatgaaaactGCATTTAGAAAGGATCAGCTAAACAATAGATTCAAGTGTGGAACCCACTATTttatgatttcaaaaaaaaaaaaaattgtgtttagaTCTTCTTACCAAACAGACccaagatacaaaatatttggatttaaaatattaattctaAACACCACATCACAAAATGACATTAGTTTATgaaataaaccaaaataaaatatattttaaaaaatattttaaaataacattactTTAATAAGTAACAGCAAAAAAATTCCGTGTTATAAATTAATCAACTACATCAACTAATTTTGTGCACttagaaactatttttaaattttaagggtTGGAAACTCCTTTCAaattccttctaaaaaaaaactcctttGAAATTGTCTCATTAGTTAcgaaataagtttttatttatttataaattttagtataaaCTATAGTCAATTTATTGAGATTTGATAATGGAAATCAGATCCTAAAAGGAATAGAATAAAAGGAAGACAATCCTCAAGCCAAACCTTGAATCCCTCTTTAGTCCTCATCTTGTAATGTCATTGCCAAAGCATGAGCAACTCTCTTACAATGCCCTATTAAatataggaaaaagaaataattaatgatccttataataattaattagagtttcacttttttttaattcccaTTCTTTAAAATAGGAGAATTATGAAGAAAATATGGTGGGATTGAAAGTTTTCAATTATTCTCAAAAACTCTAGAATAATCTTTTCAACAATATCAAAGTTTTTCAACATACCGACAAACTACCTATGTTCATCTAATACATATGTGCAATTCGTCTTTTGTATTTCCttctatgttttaaaaaatattgcaattaatcatttaatgtttttttttacaagactAGTTATTTATTATCAAAAGTATAAAGCCCCGTCAACATCCTTTGCCTTACTTGCCCTTTATCTAATTTTCTATCCTCATTTTGGTGACATTTCTTTAAACTAAATCTAAATGTTACATAATTGGTGTCTTTTCCATCTTTCCATTTTTCCGACCTACCAAATTGACCTTAAGTTGTCTTTCTGCCACATCCTCGGTTGAATTTGTAAATCTGGGCAATCATGGATATCAACTGATCACTTCGTTTTATTTCGTATGTCATTCTTGGACTTATACTTTGTTAGATATTTAGGATCCAAAACTAGTATACACTTTTTAGGGTTTCCATTAAAGAGGATTGCATTTTTGTTATTCTTTTGGCGTTTGACTCTTTaaagtgtcatttttttttatatacatttaaggtgaactttttatttttaatttaaaatccatAAAAGGCTCGAAGAGCGGTAATCATGGGATCTTTTAGAAAATTTATGCTAATTGTTCTTTTGGTTTATATATCCTTTGTTAATATGATACTACAGTTCACATAAAACCTAATTTTGTGAATCTACTTAGGATCTTTCCAATGGTCTTTAGACCAAATGATATCTCCTTCCCCTAATTTTGAGAATCGCTTACAATTTTACCAATGATCATGGGTTCAATCTTGAAGAGTGTATGAGTTGTATTTATGCATTCGTGTGTGCATAGAAAATCTGCAATAGAATTTCTTGTGGCAAAAGTTGTGGTCTTAGtatttttctagaaaaataaggaaagttCAAGcattgaaatgaaagaaaaaaaattaaacgtGAAGAACTGAATTGAAAATGTATCAAAGTTAGAGactataatttgtaatttagtctATTTCATTTAGTGAACCCTTTCTTCCTTCGACCTCCAAATACTTTGTCATGGAAATTTATCAATTAAGTTATAAGACTTTTGGCTAATTACTAACAATCCTTAATCTATAATTTACAtcctaaaatttaaagaaagttaTAATAAACACCTCAATTAAACCAATTGTGTGAATTAGCACCCTTGGTTGATTGTAGTTTTGGTCACtgatgtaatttttaaaaatttaaaattgaagcACACAGTCGTACTTTTTGAACCGGTATAAAGCTTAGCAGAAGCACAGAGTTATATTGGAGATTATGATATTCATTTTGAATTAGATTTAAAATGAATGTTTTATCACCAAGAGTTTTGTATTTAAGTAATATCATATTATCTCCATTATCAAGataattattattcaaattccGCCTCCTATGAATGTGACGATGAAATCattgtaacaaaaaataaaactaaagtcTTATGCAATATTCttcttatttgtttaatttatctttttccAACTTTGGTATATAATTTGATAGATAATAAAGAGCATATGCATCAACTTGTGCACAAATTCGTGTCTATTTtagaataagatttttttttttttacatgctCACTTTTTAAAACACCCTTTTAGGGAACTGTGTTGCCCATAAACTTGCTAGAAGGGCTATTAGAAGTCCTTTTCTTGTTTGGATGGAGTCTCTTCCTCTTGATGTTCTTGATGTTTACCAACTTGATCTTTCAAGACTGCAATAATATAGTCTTTACCCCGTTGGGGATTtcgctgtaaaaaaaaaaaaaaaaaaaccctacttcagattatctattttacattacatttcattaaaatatcaatttttcttaatttttttaattgtttcactTTCTACATACACAACAACtaccattttctttcttccttcatttttgagatatgaaagaataaataactaagtacaaaataaatagtgttaatgtaaatttacaatttacacGATCagcaaacttgtaaatttagACAATTATACATGAATTGATATGGgtcatttttagaaaaaattgtgtaaatttttcatattttactaTTATACACTAACTGATGTGAATGCCTTTAGGATGTAGAAATTGGAACTGTGAATACATCTATTGAAATGGTCGATCTTAAGTACACTTGCACTGTGCCCGTGAGAAGGCAAGGAAGTGAAGGAACTAACATAAACCCGTAAATGCTATCTAAGAAGATGATCAATGACCCTGTTGGTTTTGTAGATAAGATCCTTGTAGTCACAAATagtaagggtgtgtttgtttggaggtgaaatagggtggattgaaaactttagagagaaaataggaaggaaattttttttggagtgtgtttggttggatggAAATGACGGAAAATAAATGGTGGCACTTAGGTATTTTCTTTCCGGGCATaccaaaatagagagaaaactaaaaggAGAAGTTGGACATCATTTTTAGACGGAAATGCCCATATCCAATTGCACATGTGCTACACCCACGTAGCTTTTCTTcccacttttttcttcttctttttttttcctctggaCACGCTTGCctcctcttcttccttttttttttttttaactgggCAGGCGTTGCCtgccttttatttatttatttttactaggCAAGCGTTGCCTgcccctctctttttttcttttttcttgctttcttttgtgtttttttttttttttgtttagatgtgattttttaatggacatgatttttattttttaataaatttaggtgattgatttttttttaatcactttttttgttttaattagatatcattttttaataagaatataTGCGTAAATTAATACAAACTACCTTCATTCTTACAAAATGGAAGGACCTCCCACTTTTTTGCCCTTCCACcgttttctatttttctactTCTCCGCCCCTCTAACTCTAAGACGGGATTACCATGTGAACTTGACAAGTCTTTCCCAGCCCAACCTCATTCTCACacaaacacaacacaaccaACACATATGGCAGCAGCTTAACGCTCTCCAAATCAGCCCATTTTCTTATTCTCCTCCAAAACCCAACACAATAATAACCTCTCCCCCTCTGTCTCTCTAACCCCATTGCACTTCTCTCAGAGAGCTCAAGCAAATCCAAGCCTTTACCATCAAAACCCACCTCCAAAATGACATCACTCCTTCTGCTACCTTTAAGGACCATGCCCACCAACTGTTCGACCAAATTCTCCAACCAGACATTGTGGTCTTCAACTCCATGGCCCGTAAATACTCCCGCTAAAATGCCCCTCTTCAGGCCATTTTGCTCTTTTCTGATATCCTATGCTCTGGCATTGTCCCGTGCAAGCTCTAAGGCATTGCAAGAAGGTAAACAATTGCATTGCCTCGCTACCAAACTTGGTCTCAACCATAACATATATGTATGTCCCACATTGATAAATATGTATACTGAGTGCAATGATGTGAACGCGGCTCTTTGATAAGATAGCTGAGCATTGTGTTGTTTGTTATAATGCAGTAATCACAGGGTATGCTCGAAGTAGTCGGCCCAATGAGGCGTTTTCATTGTTTTGTGAATTGCAACCGAGTGATTTCAAGCCTACTGATGTAACACTGCTTAGCACACTTTCATCTTGTGCTTTGTTAGGAGCATTAGACTTAGGGAGGTGGATACATGAGTATGTGAAGATGCATGGTTTTGACAAATATGTAAAGGTCAAAACTGCTCTTATAGATATGTATGCAAAGTGTGGACGCTTGGATGATGGCATGATGCAGTTTGCGAACATGTCAGCAAGAGATACACAGGCTTGGTCAGCCATGGTTATGGCATATGCAACTCATGGGCATGGTTCCAAAGCCATATCATTGTTTGAAGAAACAAAGAGGGCAAGAGTGCGACCTGATGAGATTACATTTTTGGGTCTTTTAAAGGCTTGCAGCCACACTGGCTAAGTAAGGGAAGGTTGTGAGTATTTCTATAGCATGAGTGACAAGTATGGGATTATTCCGGGTATCAAGCACTATGGATGTATGGTGGATTTGCTTAGTCGAGCTGGTCGCTTAGATGAAGCTTATAAGTTCATCAATGGATTACCAATTTAGCCCACTCCCATACTTTGGCAAAGCTTGGTATCTGCTTGTAGCAGCCATGGCAATGTAGAATTGGCAAAGTGAGTGATTAGATGAATTTTTGAACTGGATGACTCTCATGGAGGAGACTGTGATCTTATCGAACTTGTGTGCAAGGGCTGGGAGATGGGAAGATGTGAATTATATGAGGAAACTTATGAAAGACAAGGGGGTGGTGAAGGTACCTGGGTGTAGTTCAGTGGAGGTGAACAATGTTGTGCATGAATTCTTCTCTGGGGAGGGAGTGCAATCTGTTTCTACAGATTTGCTCCGGGCACTTGACAAGTTAGTCAAGGAATTGAAGTTGGTTGGGTATATTCCTGATATTTCTTTAGTTTTTCATGCAGACATGGAAGATGAGGACAAAGAAATTACTC comes from Castanea sativa cultivar Marrone di Chiusa Pesio chromosome 3, ASM4071231v1 and encodes:
- the LOC142627753 gene encoding pentatricopeptide repeat-containing protein At2g02980, chloroplastic-like — translated: MTSLLLLPLRTMPTNCSTKFSNQTLWSSTPWPVNTPAKMPLFRPFCSFLISYALALSRASSKALQEVITGYARSSRPNEAFSLFCELQPSDFKPTDVTLLSTLSSCALLGALDLGRWIHEYVKMHGFDKYVKVKTALIDMYAKCGRLDDGMMQFANMSARDTQAWSAMVMAYATHGHGSKAISLFEETKRARVRPDEITFLGLLKACSHTG
- the LOC142629168 gene encoding pentatricopeptide repeat-containing protein At2g02980, chloroplastic-like, translating into MTLMEETVILSNLCARAGRWEDVNYMRKLMKDKGVVKVPGCSSVEVNNVVHEFFSGEGVQSVSTDLLRALDKLVKELKLVGYIPDISLVFHADMEDEDKEITLRYHCEK